A stretch of DNA from Manihot esculenta cultivar AM560-2 chromosome 7, M.esculenta_v8, whole genome shotgun sequence:
ATTATGTTGTCTTTTACGGTGTATGATTATTGTATATtttatatacatgtttatgCTAATTATTTGAGATATCCTCTAATTATGATATATTGGATATGCTATTTTCATTAAGTTAAATACTTTGACATTGTGGAATTATGTGTAGAAATGTTCATATTTAACCTTGAGATGATTTGAGTTAATATTATGTTAATTATGGTTAAGTTGCATTCCATGTTTTAAGCttactaaatataaaaatatttataaaatgtaGGGAAATTTTGTTTTAGTTTGTGAGAGTAGCTTAGAGCTGATTGGTTCATGTACTCAGCATAGAATTTACAGGTACTTTCTTAAAACTGTTACATTTATCATTTTTAAAGATGAgaatatattttgaaaaaataacaaCATTGTTAAAACAAATAGATTGAAAACCTTTATATTTAAATCAAACAATCTAGAATGaagttgtttgaataatttatacttgttatatatatagttttttttgaaatggagattggaggaataaaatttgaaatctctcaaatttatttagatatatttattattagattaaGTATGTGAGTGCAATATATTTTactcgatttttttaattaaaatatataattttaaaatgattaattattattattattatagtggGAAGAGAATTAAACACAAtaatattgatttatatttatattttaatttattctcacgATAAAGGCACAAAagtcattaatttattttcataataaagGCACAAAGTCCTTCCACATGAAATTAGAGGCCTGTGAGAATGCATCTTGCAGGTGTTCCCTCAGCACCAAGCACCCTCAGAGGCAAGCAGTGCAGATCATATATTCCTGCTGCGACGTCGTCAAGTTTTAGCCCTTCCACAATTACAATTTCCTGAAACATTTTTCACAGTTTTAATCACAATTAATAACCAtatcatttaataaaaataaaaattcatgatTTATCATAAATTTCTTACCCTGTTCTTCAATAAGGCTTGATGTGTTGGGACGGCATCAGTATAGGAAGCAATAGACAGGTAATCAATGCCTGCATTTTGTAATTGAAACTTCATCAGTTTGGGCATTTTTTATAATGTTAAAAAAGGTAAAAGGACTAAATTTGTCCAGATAGAATTCAAAACTATCCATTTTTatctttcaatttaaatttactcTTAAATTTCTCTCTTCTTTGAATATGTAACTAAcagaaaattttataaacataaatacaagagttttttttttatttaatacattttttgaagataaatataataaataattaattttattaaaatagaatGATTAAAAACAGTGGAtggtttattatttttaagactgttaaaatagaaataaaaaatataatctaaCTTAATCTTACCAACAAGCTTGATGTCTGTGTTATCAACAATCCAATTTGCTCCATCTCCCATGATCCCAACATAGTCGGAATGAAATTCAGATTGGTACATAAGCTTCCTGAAAATTAagtcatttcaaaaaaaataattgaaaaataaattacatcaGATATGGTCATttgagaaataataaaaatttgttacctaattataaaaattagctGGAATATTTCAAGTTCCAAAAAGTTGAAATAGGGGTAAGGATTTGAAAATTTACCTATCAGAGTTTAGAGTTCTGAAAAGAACGCGATGTATTCCTTGAGGAATTTGCAAGTTCTTCATTACTTCGGCTATAATAACAAGTGTAATTAACTCAGAATTAaacgaatttaattttaatatgtgaaaattaatatgaaaatattaaaaaaaataaaacgtaCCAGTTATGTTACTATTTCTAGGAACATCAACCACCAGTGCTGGACCTATTTAACAAAATTGCACACAAgatcattttttttctctttaagaTAATGCAATATTCAATATAAAGTGGATGGATATTCAGATTATCAAAGAAAGTGCTcaagttaatatttttttaaaaaaaataaataaacatcaaaaaataagaaaggaatgaaaaataataataagaagaaaTTACCATTAAGAGTCTTCAAACTAAGAGTGCTAGTGTCAAAGCCTTTGTCAAAGTAGTCTTCAAAAAAATGAGATGGAGCATCAACATGTGTTCCAGTGTGAGAAGGAAGATCCATCTCTGAAGTATAAGCTACTGCACCCTTTTTCATATCATCAATAATGGTTACCACTTGTCCCATCCCATCAGGACTCCCCCATTTTGGCATTTTAGGATTTATCAAATGGGTGATGTCATGGATTTTACCGTTAGAATAAACATCTCTTCTCGCCGGCGGGTCGGGGTAGTCCCTTGAGCTCGCCGGAGCTGTCAGAGTTAGCACCTCTTCATCCAGAGAACGCACTGCCTCTGCCAGCTGGGTTAGAACCCCTGTCCATAGTTGCAATAGGAGCATGAGTTGGAGGAGACCCATGTTGTTTGTAGCCATAGTAAGGATTGATGATTTCTTTTAGCAATAAGCAAATGCTTTTATATGCTTTAGCTGCAGAGGAAAGAGTCATtattaagaaagaaaaatagttgtattcaataattttatcaattgacaaaataatttaaacattcTTTTTTGCGAATTCAAATTTatatcataaattttaattttaaaaaattcaactgTAAATGTAAATTTGACAATAATGAgttcaaattaattttgattaatacTCAAATTTGTTACTTGTCATctcatttaacttttttaattatttttaattaataataaaaatttttattgaataaaataatttaactttttttgaaattatatttatattttaatttttaaaattctcatATAATTAAAGCACAATTTTGACATTGGTTGCTATTATACTATGGTTAAAGCTTAGTTAAAACCTTTTGGAATTCTCAAATTAAAACCATTAATGCTTTGTTTAGAATTAGAGATTTcacaaaaattcaatttaattcaatattttttattaattttttatttgaaatgaaataatttaatacttttttgatttataaaatttttattttttaaagtaaatgaactcATACATTAGTTTGcagaatttatttgaattactttcttaaaaaattaatcatgcTAAATGGAGTGCAAATGAATTAAAATcttaattcattaaaaatatttttcccttTACTTTCTCAgctttcaaatattaaatataatcaaaaccaTTTCCATATTTCCAtctatctttttttattattttcttctttaaacTAGTTTCTTTCACACGCTGCTCCTTTATCCATTGCCTCTTTATTCACTCAGATTTTAACTTTCTTACGGTTGCGAAAGAAGCTGTAGAGCAATTTGGCTTTGGTTTTAACTTCTCTCTTACGGTTGCCAAAAAAGCTGTAGAGCAATTTGGCTTTTTTCCCTCAGTCAAAGATGCAGTTACTGATTTTTTGATATCTTGATGATTAAGTTTGTATtagatgaaaatttaatgatatgaaataaattttatgtcacataaaaagt
This window harbors:
- the LOC110618721 gene encoding cyclase-like protein 2; the protein is MATNNMGLLQLMLLLQLWTGVLTQLAEAVRSLDEEVLTLTAPASSRDYPDPPARRDVYSNGKIHDITHLINPKMPKWGSPDGMGQVVTIIDDMKKGAVAYTSEMDLPSHTGTHVDAPSHFFEDYFDKGFDTSTLSLKTLNGPALVVDVPRNSNITAEVMKNLQIPQGIHRVLFRTLNSDRKLMYQSEFHSDYVGIMGDGANWIVDNTDIKLVGIDYLSIASYTDAVPTHQALLKNREIVIVEGLKLDDVAAGIYDLHCLPLRVLGAEGTPARCILTGL